TATTGCTCTTGGATTTCTTTCATTTTGGGGGTTAAATCTTTTAGCTTTTGCATACTCATCACGCCTTTGTAGCTTAGAGGAAACAAAATAATCCTAACTACAAGCGTAACGCCGATAATCGCCCAACCCCAATTCCCTAGCAAACTATAAAGCCAATCAAGTAGCAAAAATACAGGTTTTGCAAAAAATGTGATAAGCCCATACTCTACGACATCAGTAAGAACGGGATAGATTTTGGCTAAGTCTCTATAATCCTTTGGTCCTACATAGCCATCTAAGGAGGTATTAGAGTCTAAAGTGATATATGGAATAGGGTTTTTGGTATCGCTCGTGCCAAGAACTTGCACGGACAAGCCATTTTCATCACGCGTAAAAAGTAGCGTAGTGAAATATCTATCAGAGGCAGAGACAAATGGGACTTGGCTGAAGTTTTCGCCTGCGACTTTGGCGTCTTTATCCTCTATTTTTTCGATTACGCCTTTTAGTCCGCCCTGCTTTAGCACCACTCCGTGGAAAGCATAGCCATCATCATCGGCTATGGGGCGAGAACCACTAGAGAGGAAATACACCTTTGGCTCGCTAAGGGCAATGTCTAGTTTGTATTTTAGCCCGTCTTCATCATATATAAATTCTATGGTTTTGGTAATAGTAAGTGTGGGTAGTTTTTGGGTTAGGGTTAGAATCTGATTTTGTGTAGAATCTAGCGAGATATTTTGGAGCGAAGCAGTGTAGGGGGTTTGTGTGGCTTGCGCATTTAGCGAAGCATCTAAAAAGCGCATTTCAAGTGGAAATACTGCATTTGGCGAGAGTAGTGGGAGCTTTTGGAGTGGTTGATTTGGCGAGCTAGCAAAACCAAGAAGCCGTCCTAAATGTGTGAAAATCCCCTCTTGCTTGGGTGCGATAAATTTTTTGTCTTTGAGATAGACTTGAGCGATTCTGCCTAAATCATCAATCTCTACTTCTACACCACTTGATACAATCGTAGAGATTATCTCGCGCTTGGTCGCAGGAGCTGTGGCTTGTGGAGAGGTTTGGGCGGTGTTTGTTTGATTTGGAGTTGGATTAGTGCTTGGTTGATTGGCTATGTTTGTTTGATTTGTCTGCACGCTACTTTGTGTTGTGCTTTGTGTGGTGGCACTTTGTGATTTTTGCTTTTGTGGGTCTTGGAAAAGCAGGCTATATACGATGATAAACACAAATGAAATAAGCACTGCAAGTAGCACTCTTGAATTCATATCATCTTTTCTCATTTTGGATTCTCCTTAATTAGTTTGGGATTATTATATATTTGGAAGTCTTTTTTTTGGCAATCATTTTTTGAAATAATGTGGAATCCGCTTTAGAATTTACTTTAGGGCTTGTTTTGGAATCTATTTGGGATTTTAGTGGGACAAGCCACACACAAATGCGTGGGAATTTTTTGCATTTTTTCGCATTTGTGATAGCACTGCGTGAAGCTGTGTTTTTTAGATTTGTAGAGATGATGGGATAGTCAAATCCACTATTGCAAAAAGGCTGGCAGCGCAAAATCCTCCACAAAGTAGCGATAAATGCACTAAAAGGAGTAGAATGCCTAAAGGACAAATATGCGTAATGTGAGCAAGTAGGGTAGAAGCGACAGCTACGAGGAAGCAAGGGGGAAATAATGATTTTATAAAATCTAAAGCCAAATTTTAGCGCGACATAAGAAAAAGATTTTGTGCTAAAGGGCGCTTTTAGGCTATGTGGGTATGTAAGCATTTGTGTAAAATCTAGTTTTGTATTATTTTTTATCATAGCTACTTTTAAACTCCCTTGTTTGTGCGTTTGATACTTGTTTGGATTATTTTGCGTGGCATTTTTGTGTTGTTTCTTGTGTGGTTTTTGTAGCCTTTTAGCTTTTCTAGTGCGAAACCAAGCGTCATCTCAAAGCTTAGTTTTAGCTCGCTAAAACTAAGCATATCTACCCCTGCTTTTGCTACAAAAATAATCCTAAATCCACGCTCAATTTCTCTAAAATCTTTTTGGTAATCCCTTAGTATTGCTTTGACTCGCCGTTTGATTTTGTTTCTAGTAACGGCATTGCCTATTTTTTTGCTGACACTTAAGCCGATTTTGGATTCTTGGTGCTCTATTTTGGATTGTGCGTTTTTTGACTCGCTAGATTTGCTAGGAAGCAAGTGGGGATTTTGTGGATTTGCTCGCTCTTTATACACATAGAGTGCAAATGACTTTCCATAGCGTAAAAATCCGTTTTTATACACGGTGTCAAACTCTTTTTTTGTTTTAAGTGTTTGCATTTTGTGCTTCTAAAATGAGTGATTAAACTTCTAGGATAATCTTGGCTAGTTTTTGGTGGTTTTGCGAGATTTGTTCTGCTTTGGCAACGAATCTGTGCTAAACCCACTCCAAACGCCAAAAGTTTTCACAAATCTTTGCAAGACTTTGGCAAGATTTTACAAGTTTGCGCCAAGATTTGACAAAATCCAAATCAATTAAAAAACTTGTAAAAAACTTCAAAAACCACGCGGTTTGCTACGCGGCAAGTTTGCTACACAGCAAGTCTCTTGCGTCCTTTTGCTCTTCTAGCGTTTATGACACGGCGTCCGTTTTTGGTTTTCATTCTCTCTCTAAAGCCGTGAGTGCGCTTTCTAGGGGTGTTGTGAGGCTGGTAGGTTCTTTTCATACTTCTGTCCTTTTTCCCGAGATTAAAAATTGGGAGCGATAAAATAAAACTGCGATTGTAGCAAACCTTATCTTATATAAACCTTGTGTTTGTGTTTTTTCCAACTTTTTAGCGTGAAGTTTTTGTGCCTATTTTTGCCAAAATCACCCAAAAATCCCCTAAAATCTGCTAATTTTTTCAAAGAAAACATAAATTTTGTGAAATTTTTGTGCTTATCATTGTGATTGCGTATCAACATTTATTGTGTATAATGTGGGCTGACTTGGATTTACTCTCAAAGCAAGTCAAATCTACATTTTGGTAAAGGAGTTATTATGTCGTATTCATCGCAAATCATCAAGGCATTGCAGGATAAAAATCCCGCGCAAAGTGAGTTTCATCAAGCTGTTAGCGAGGCACTAAGCTCGCTTCAACCATTGCTTGATAAAGAGCCAAAATATCAAAAACACAAGATTTTGGAGCGGCTTACTGTTCCAGAGCGTTCGCTTATCTTTCGTGTGCCGTGGGTAGATGACAAGGGCGAAGTGCAGATAAATTATGGCTACCGTGTAGAGTTTAATTCTGCTATTGGTCCATATAAGGGCGGGCTTAGATTTCACCCAAGCGTTACGCTTGGAATGCTGAAATTTCTAGGATTTGAGCAGGTGCTAAAAAATTCGCTAACTACGCTTGCTATGGGCGGAGGCAAAGGCGGAAGCGACTTTGACCCGCACGGCAAAAGCGATGGAGAGGTGATGAGGTTTTGCCAAAGTTTTATGAATGAGCTATTTCGACATATCGGGGCGCATACTGATGTCCCTGCGGGCGATATAGGCGTAGGCGGGAGAGAAATCGGCTATCTTTTTGGGCAATACAAAAAACTAGCAAATCGCTATGAGGGCGTCCTAACAGGCAAAGGGCTAAATTGGGGTGGAAGCCTTGTGCGTCCTGAAGCCACAGGCTATGGCTGTGTGTATTTCGCTGAGGAAATGCTAAAAGAGAGAGGCGAAAATCTAGAGGGCAAAATCTGCACCGTTTCAGGTGCTGGGAATGTCGCAACCTACACCATAGAAAAGCTATATCAAGTCGGTGCAAAGCCTGTAACTGCAAGCGATTCTAAAGGAATGATATACGACAAAGATGGGATTGATTTGGCTCTGCTAAAAGAGATAAAAGAAGTCAAAAGAGAATCCCTAGAATCCTACCAAAAAGCCAAAAAAACAGCTCAATACACTCCTGCAAATCGCTATGAGAGCGGGTGCAATGGTGTGTGGAGTATCCCTTGTTTTGCCGCATTTCCAAGTGCTACCCAAAACGAGCTAAGCGCGAAAGATGCCAAAATCTTGCTAGAAAATGGCTGCAAATGCGTAAGTGAGGGGGCAAATATGCCCTCCACAAATGAAGCGATTGACTTGTTTCTAAAAGCAAAGATAGCTTATGGACCGGGCAAAGCTGCAAATGCTGGTGGCGTGTCTGTGAGCGGGCTAGAAATGGCGCAAAATGCAAGTATGAATGCTTGGACTTTTGAAGAAGTAGATGGGCGTTTGCATCGCATTATGAGCGATATTTATCAAAACGCTTCAAACACTGCAAAAGAGTTTGGCGAACCTACCAATCTTGTAATGGGCGCAAATATCGCAGGATTTCGCAAGGTGGCAGATGCGATGATAGACCAAGGTGTGGTATAAAGCACAACGCGTAAAAAATGCACCAAGTTTTTATGCCAAAAACTCACGCCAAAATTGCGCTCTCATAGATTTTTGTATTTTTGGGCGTTTTGCTAAAAAGTGGCGTGAAATCACTCTAGTGCGAAATCTGCAAATGTGATTTTGGGATTTTGCGCTAGAGTGATGATTTTGGTGTGAAAATTTGGAGCGAGATTTTTGCGAGATTTTTGGCAAAGATTTTATGTAGAGGGAATTTTGCTTAAGTTTTTTGACTTTTGCAAATCACAAAGAGGAGCGTAAGCAATGGATATAAATGGCGAAATGACACAAAATCTATTTTTGATTTTTGGCTCTATGAGTGGGTTAGATTTTGCCAAATTTGTCATCGTAGGGCTTATAGCTGGCATTGCTGCGGGGAGTTTTGGGATTGGTGGGGGGATTATCATCGTGCCTACGATGATGTTTTTGGGGCTACCTATCACGCACGCGATAGGAATGTCAATAATGCAGATGATTTTTTCATCGATATTTGGCTCTTATATCAACTATAAAAAGCGCAATTTCGACTTAAAAGACGGCATATTTATCGGTATAGGCGGGCTTATTGGGGCTAGCTTTAGTGGGATTTTGCTAAGTGTGCTTAGTGATGTGGTGATAAACGCACTTTTTTTATCTCTAAATCTTGTAGCATTTTATCGTTTTGCGTTCAAAATCAAACCTCAAGTGAGTGCCACACCGCCAAATCTCACAACTTTGAAAAAGAATGTGATTTTGATATGTGCTGGTATGGTTACAGGGGTGTTTGCTATCTCGCTAGGTATCGGTGGGGGATTGCTTATTGCACCGATTTTGGCGTATTATCTAGGCTATGATTCTAAAAAAGTCGTGCCTTTGTCGCTATTTTTTGTGATATTTTCCTCTGTGTCTGGGACGGCTTCGCTCTATCGTGCGGGAGTGCTAAGCGCGGAAGCTATGCAAGGTGGGCTAAGTATCGGGCTAGCTTCGCTTGTGGGTGTGGCAGTGGGTATTTATCTAGTTAGCAAAGTCTCTAGTGCTTTTCATAGAAATGCACTTGTTGGTATTTATGTCTATGCGATTTGCTTGATGAGCTACAAACTTGGGGAGAAAATCTTTGCGTGATTTAGTGGTGGTTTTTGATAGATTTGGTGTGGATTTTTGTGTTTGTAATGTGCGAGAATTTTGCGCGCTAGAAAGTGTGTGGTGTCATAGAGAGATTAAAAGTCTTTTATACTTAAAAATTTTTGTTTTGTGAGGGGGTGCGATGAATTGCAGGATTTAGATTCTATGTGGTTTTAGACTTTACTTAAATTTTTTATTTGCCATCAAATCACTTTAGCGATTCAACCTTATCTTTTGCCATTTCTATGAAGCTATTTAGCGTTTTTCTATAATCTTTTTGCCAACCAGATTCTACTACAAATTTTTGATTCCCCCCCCCCCATACAAAGCGATATTGCGCCCTTTTGTCGGTAAATACTAGCGCGGGGATTTGCAAGATATTACACAAATGCACATTGCCCGTATCAATGCTTATTAGATAATCTAGGCTCAGCGACACACTCACCAGCGAAGCGATATTATCATCATTGATAAAAACTTTTAGATTTGGCAGATTTGATAAGTCATTATATTGCAAAGGATTATGCTTAAAATTTAGCAGGATAAACAAAAATCGCGGATAAATCCTAGCGAGATTTACCGCCAAATAATACCAATCCTTATGGTAAAAGTTAATCCCTAAAAATTCTATGTGGTTTGAAAATGCGTTGATGCCGATGACTTTTTTATATGGAAAATCCACGCTTTTAAAGAGATTTTCAACCAAGCGCGAATCTTTTGGCAAAAAATCTTTCATCTTTGCAAAGTCAATTTTATGGAAATTTTCATCATAATGCTTTGGATTTATCGCACGCGCAAGCGTTAGCACAATATCTGCCATATATTTTTTAGCGCGGAAATACGGAAATGGTGTGCTAAAAGCCCGTGAAGTAAAGCTCACAAAATGCGGGTGCGCGATGACTTTTTTGAAATTTAGCTTTTTAATCTCGCGGAAAAATTTGCCACTGCGATTATTTAGGATTAAAATGTCTGGATTCATTGCGCGAATGCGCTCAATGCTGACTTTATTTGGATTTATTATGTCATCAATAAAGCCCACTTGCCTTAAAAATCGCTCATCAATGCCTTCGTGATAAATAATTAGCTCATCATTTGGATACAAATTTTTTATCGCATACAACGCCTTAAAACAACACAAAAAGTCGCCAAATCCATTGCCTTGAAAGATAATCTTTGCCATTGTCGCTCCATTTTAAGTGATTCTAATTTGATTGAGTGTGGATTTCAAAATTTTACAAAAAAACATTGAATCGCTGTATAGATTCGTGCCTATTTTGCAAATCTTTAGCATAAATATATGTTTAAAGCAAGTCGTGTTAATTTTATGCCATTTTCTCCATACCATCTTTATTTTATTTCTTTAGTGAACTTTTAAGCGATTTGATTAGAATGTCAGTCATTTGCTCTTGGTGTTCTTGTGCTTTGCTAATTTTCTTATTTTCTGCATTGTCGTTATTTTTTAAATTTTTTAGACAGCACATTAGCACCAATTTTAAACTTTCGCTATTGCCCTCTTTGGCAATGTCAATTTCTTTTTTATCTAAGTTTTGTTTGCCTAATAACGAGTTTAGACTGCGACTTATCAGTGCCAAATTCCCAAAAGTATCCATTTCACTTTTATCATTTAGCCACCACTTTTTATCTGGCTCACTTTGTGGCTGAAAATGCTCAACAGAGCCTAGATTTCTAAAATAGAAATTCTTTCGTATTACGCTAAAATTTTTGTCTTTAATTTTTAAATTTTCCTCATTTTCAACGCCATTTTTCCACAAATAATACTCCAAGCGGTAGAACCAATAATGTGGTGTCCTTGTGCCATTATTTAGAAAATCCCAAGTTGGATTTTCTAAAGTTTTTGGTTGCAATCTTTGTGCTTGTCGTATCGCCTCATTTGTTTCATCTAGCAATTCGCTATCTTTGAATTGTGCAATGGCTAAATTTGTATCCAAATTTTCAAGGAATCTCACTAAGACTTTTTGCCGCTCATCGCATTCATCTTTTGAAAATTGTTTAGCAATTTTTTTAGCACCACATTTAAAGTTAGCAAAATCAAATTCGCAGTTTTTCATAAGCGATAAGTCCATTTCTAAACAAATTTGGTTATCTAAAAACTTCAAAAACGGCGTGAGCCAATGATGATAATTTTGCCTATCGCCTTGCCGTGATACTCGTAAATAGTTTTGAATCATTACCAAATCGTGCAAAACGCCACTTTGTAAGCTCCCCTTTTTACTATTTTCTGGTAGGCTATAATTGTCTTTAGATTCATTCAAACGCATAATTTTATAACTATCACCACCTTTTGCCACTACATCACTTTTAATTACAAAATAATCAAACAACACGCGATAATAAAGCATATCTATGATAAATTCTTTACAATTTTCTTTCGCTTGTCTATTTGTATCATTTTTAATATTAAATATAAAATTGCCGTCAAGAATTACTTCTTTATTTTTACCCTTATTGGCTTGATTGTCCCACATAATTTCTAAAAGTCTATCTTTTGTGATAGTAATTTCTTTTGGAATTTCATTTTCGTTGCATTGCTTTACAACCCATAGTTTATAACAATGCAATAAAAATGCAGGAAAATCAACGATAGATTCGACTTTGTCTGGTGTTTCTTTATCTTTGTTTTCTTTTTCAAATATGTTTCTATCACTTGCGCTTTGGAAAATGTATTTATTCATATCACTACACAAATCCCAAATTTTGGCGTATTTTTGCCAATCTCCACCACCTTGCTGTATCACGCCAAGAATCCGCGCTTTTAGAATCTCGTGTTTTTCAAGCTGTTTGCCACGATTATTCATACGAACAAAGAAACGATTTAAGTCCGTTTTGGGTGCTAACTCTACAAATACAAAACAAATTTTTGTGTAAATAAAATTTGCAAAACAATTTAGTCGCTTAGAATCTATTTCTTTTTTATTATCATCTTTACTAAAATTCTCATTGAACCACGATTCTATACAACCAAAAGCATCGATAATCTTTTTATGAATGCCTTGCAAATCCTTTGAAATCTCTAATTTTTCCTCTTTATTATGTTTTTGAATCTTTTTGGCAAGGCTTTCTAATGCGTCTCTTTCTTTATCGCGTATAGGCATATTGATTCGCAATTTATCGTCTTGTGCGATAAAATTATCCCATTCACCACACTTTTTACTTGCAAGATAAAATCCTATAAACCAAAGCGTAGTAAGCCTTTGCTGTCCGTCTATAAGGATAAATTTATTGCTATCATCTTTATCTATACTTGTAGTGATATTGCCAATAAAGTATTGTTTGCTGGATTTTTGCGAATCCTCATTTGACTTATCACTTTGGCAATCGTCTGGTTTCCACGCCTTTTTCATATCATCAAGTAGTGTTTCAATCTCGTCTTTTCCCCATTCATAAAGCCTTTGATATGGTGGAATTTCAAAGAATGTATCCTTAATACCTACTATCATTTGTTTTTGTGCTTTATTTTGATTATTCATTGTTTGCTCCTTTATTTTTGAATTGGGTGTGGCGTAATGTCGTAACGCTCATATTCAGTTTTTTTATTATTGTCATTTTTGTCTTTTTTTTGCACCATTTTTAGATATTCCTCCGTAGCATTGGTTCTTTTATCGTTGCCACTCTCCTTGTCTTTTCTATTATCAATAAACTTCTTTAACTCACTCTCAAGTTCTTTTTCGTAGCTTGTAAAATAAATTAGCGATAAAAGTTTTTCCTCTTTAACATAATTTTTAATAGTAGCCTCACCAACCCTACTTGCCTCTACGCGCAGGCTAAATACCGCTCTTGCAATAAGCCGTAACATATAGTCTGCATTGCCATTTGGGAATTTATCAAAGTAAATCATCATAGCCATAATGTAAATCAAACGATTATATGCAAAACCTGTTTCATCAATACTTGCGATTTTATTTTCATAAAATTCTGTAAGCAGTAATTTTTCATAAAGCCTATTAAAATGTGCTAAAAACTCAAAGAAATCCGCCCCACCGATAAAATTTTGCAAGATACCAAAAGAATTGGTGCTAGGCTGTGATTTTGTTTGCAATGTTGCAGAAAATTCCTTGCAAAATTCATTATAAATATGGCTTTCTTGTGGGTTTGCAATAGTAGAATGCGTGGCATTAGCCAAACTACCCCTATCTCGTAGCCAAATCCTAGCTGGAGCTAATATGTCATTAAATAATATTTTTATGGGTAGATTTTTGTCATCGCTATCTTTAGACACCAAAGATTCAAAATCTTTTGCATAAAATTTTATCAAATCCTTGCAATTTTGAGATTCTAGCATTCTTAAATGAAATGCCTTTATCAAATCATAGCCTTCAAGTCTTTTGCCCTTTGCGTTTGCACTATCAAAGAATATAAAAGCATCATCAAGGCTATTTGTAAAAACGCAGACAAATTCTATATTTGTTTTAAGATACTTTATAAATTCATCTTTATTTCGATTGCTGAACCAAGCATTGATTGTTTCTTGCGCCTTACCTTTGGTATCACTCTCACTAGGAAATATTACATTATCATTTGTTTTATCCAACAATCCACCTCCCAAAACCAAATCCAAAGTCGTAAGCCTTTGCTGTCCATCGACTATGTTGAATTTAACTTGTTTTTTCTTTTGCGGTTCGTCATCATTTTCTTTAGCTTCATTGTCATTTTGCTTCGCTTCATAAATTTCAATGTGGATAATCAAACTACCCAAAAGATACTTTTTGCCCTCTTTCCTTTGCTCATCTATATCTTCGAGCATAATTTTTACCATTTCCTCGCTCCACACATAGGCGCGTTGATAAAATGGGATTACTAGCTTATATTTTTTATCATTGAAATATTTTGCCACTTCCTTGCAATGCGTCAATTTATCCTCATTGCCTACACTATTCTTTACTTCACCACTCATCAACTCACCCAGCGTTAAAACGCAAGTCTCTATCATTGTTTCCGTTGAACTTGTTTCACTCATTTTTACCCCTTTAAATTCTAGAATTTAAACGCATTTTACAAAAAAAAAAAAAAACAATTTCAATAGTTTTTGCTCTATTTTTAGATTTTTTTTATAAGAATTTTGCCCTAAATTTTTAGGGGCGATAAAAGTTGGGTAAAAAATGAAAAAAATCTATGCTTGACTTTATTTGGATTTTTTAGTGAAGTGCTTCATCATTGCTATTGTTTGCTTGAGGGTTTGCAGAGATTGTAGCGTTTGCGCCGATTGCAGAGGTTCTAAAGTTTGCAGGGATTCCAACGATTGCAAGCTAGCACACGCATTGCCTAGATTTTTGCATAGATTATCGTATTTGGCTTGCAAGTCGCTAAGTATGGATTCAAACTCGGCTTGCTTTAGGTTTTGCCCAAATTTTGCTTTCACACTTATGTGTTCAATCTCTATAAACCCCACAAACACACCCCTTTCACTCCCTGCAAACGCCTTTTTGCTAAAGCTAAAATTGCTACTTTGTGGCTCGTATTTAGCCACAAGCGCGCTTAAAATCTCTCTTTTGCTCGCACTATCCTCCACCACGCGAAACTGCCCCGCAATCATCACGCAAAAGAAAAACTGCGTGGGAATCATCGCTCCACCCAAAAACTCCGAGCCAATGTAAGCATAAGGCTTTGTCGCGCTAAAGCAAACTTTGGGGTTTTGCGCTAATAAGGCAAATTTGCGCCCTGCCTTTGCGCCGTGAATGCCTATCGCACCTTTTTGTGCGCTGCAAGAGGGTGTGGGGCAAAGAGTGTTATGTGTAGAAGTGTCGTGTGTTTGAGCGTGGTTTGTCGTGCTATCTTGGCTAGGGGGAAGCGGTGGAAAGTAGCAAAAACTAAGCGGAAGTGCGTAGGGAAGCGGTGTGTCAGGGATACTCATCACGCCATATTGTATCTCATCTAGGTGAGAAGTGATAAGCCCCAAATCATCGCATACAAATTCAGCCCTACGCATTGCCCTCTCCTTAAGAAGTTTGCCCCTTAAAATCTACACCTAAAGGGGATTTTACCTCTAAAGGCTTGCCACTAAAACCATAGAGGTTCATAGAAGTTTTTAAGAGGTTTTTGGCATTATAGCCCAATTACACCAACGCGCACTTGGTTTAGCTTGGGATTTTGGGCTATGTCTATCATCGCGCTTGCATAGTCTGCGTAAGAGCCTTTGGATTGCCCTTTAGCATTTACCTCAAACTCCTCGCCGATGATTTTGTATTTGCCACTTTTGGGTGCGTCTGGCACAAACTCCGCAGGTGGGCTTACATACACCCAATTTAGCCCCTTTTGGGTGCGCAAAAACTCCAAAAGCTCGCCGTGTGCGTTTGCCACGCCTTTGTAGGCTTCTGGGAAGCTAGGCGTATCCATTAGCCTTGTGGTGTGGCTTTTGTCCATATACAAGCCTCCTGCACCGCCCACGACTAGCAATCGCGCCTTATTGCCTTGCAAGATTTTCGCCAAATACTCGCCGTGCTTTTTATACAGGCTAAAGTCTTTCCA
This genomic stretch from Helicobacter macacae MIT 99-5501 harbors:
- a CDS encoding pyridoxamine 5'-phosphate oxidase family protein, producing MRRAEFVCDDLGLITSHLDEIQYGVMSIPDTPLPYALPLSFCYFPPLPPSQDSTTNHAQTHDTSTHNTLCPTPSCSAQKGAIGIHGAKAGRKFALLAQNPKVCFSATKPYAYIGSEFLGGAMIPTQFFFCVMIAGQFRVVEDSASKREILSALVAKYEPQSSNFSFSKKAFAGSERGVFVGFIEIEHISVKAKFGQNLKQAEFESILSDLQAKYDNLCKNLGNACASLQSLESLQTLEPLQSAQTLQSLQTLKQTIAMMKHFTKKSK
- a CDS encoding NAD(P)-dependent oxidoreductase, which encodes MNIAVLAATGKAGRLITLEALSRGHSVSAFVRNASKAKDLEQKGAKVVQKDIFALTSADLQGFDVIIDAFGEWKDFSLYKKHGEYLAKILQGNKARLLVVGGAGGLYMDKSHTTRLMDTPSFPEAYKGVANAHGELLEFLRTQKGLNWVYVSPPAEFVPDAPKSGKYKIIGEEFEVNAKGQSKGSYADYASAMIDIAQNPKLNQVRVGVIGL